GGCGGCGTGCGCATCCTCAGATGCAACTCCGCCTGGCCCGGTATCTGAGGATGCCGACTCCGCGTCGAAACGGGAACCAGTAAATCCCGGCAGAAATTTGCCGACAGGTTCCACCAGATGTAGTGCGCCCAGAGGGCACCCGGAATTTCTGCCGTGGTATTTACGCCAGACTGTAATCGCGTGTTTTCTGGCCAATATCTTCTTGACCCAATGTCTTCAGGAGAGAAACCAACAATGACTTTGGAACGCATCCTGTTCGATGACCTTGAGATCGGCGAGATTGCCATGGAGCTGGACTACGAGCCGCCCCAAGAAATTGTGCGCTGGGGGCTCGAAACCTTTGGCGACCGGGTGGCCATCGTCTCCTCCTTGCAGATCGACACCATGGCCATCCTGGACATGGCCTACCAGATCAACCCCAACGTCCGGGTGATCACCGTGGACACCTGGCGCCTGCCCGAAGCCACCCTGGAATTCCTGGACGAGGTGCGGGCCCACTACCCCCAGGCCCGGTGGGAGGTCCTCACCCCGGACGCCCAGGAGGTGGAGACCATGGTGGAGCGCCACGGCGCCGACCTCTTCTACAAGTCCGTCTCCCTGCGCTTCCTCTGCTGCCACATCCGCAAGGTACGGCCCCTGGTTCGGGCGCTCCAGGGGCTGGACGCCTGGTTTACGGGCCTGCGCCGGGACCAGTGGGCTTCCCGTTCGGCCATCAAGAAGGTGGAGCTGGACCACGACCACGGCGGTATCGTCAAGCTCAACCCCCTGGCCGACTGGACCGAGGAGGAGGTCTGGGCCTACCTGGAGGAGAACGGCGTGCCCGTCCATCCCCTCTATGCCCAGGGCTACACCAGCATCGGCTGCGCCCCCTGCTCCCGGCCCATCCAGCCTGGCGAGGACAAGCGGGCCGGCCGCTGGTGGTGGGAACAGGACGCACCCAAGGAGTGTGGCATGAACTGCCCCATCGAGACGGGCGGCTTCGAGCATGAGGCGGAGATCATCCTGGCCCAGGCCCACGGCGATGGGGGAGCCGAGACCTCGTATCTGGCCGGCGTTCGCCAACGCAACGGCCACCGGGTCTAACGCCTATGGAAGCCTTCATCCCGTACATCCAGGCCGTGGGCCGGGGCGAAAAGCTCAAGCGAGACCTGACCTGTGACGAGGCGGAAGAGGCCATGCGCCTGATCCTGGCCGGGGACGCATCCCCGGCCCAGGTGGGCGCCTTCCTGGTCAGCCAGCGGGTGAAAGGCGAGAGCGCCGAGGAGATCGTGGGCTTCACCCGGGCTGCTCGAGCCTTCGCCCAGCAGATTGCCCCCCGGGTGGAAGGGCTGATGGACCTGGGCCTGCCCTACGACGGCAAGGTCAAAACCCTGCAACTGGCGCCGGCGGCCGCGATAGTCCTCGCGGCCGCCGGGCAGCCGGTGGTATTCCACGGCGCGCCCGATGTGCCCACCAAGCGGGGGGTGGGACCGGCCGAGGTGTTGGCGGCCCTGGACATCCCGGCTGACCTGCCGCCGGAGGTGGTGGAGCGCCAGGTCGAGGAGGTGGGGATCGGCTTCCTCTACGCGCCCCGCTTCATCCCGGCCTGGCATGCCCTGACACCCATCCGGCAGCAGTTCGGCCTGCGCACCGCGTTGAACACAGTGGAGAAATTCCTCAACCCGGCCAATGCACCGCTGGTGGTGGCCGGCTTTTTCCACATGGGCTACCTGCAGCGCATGCGGCTTGCCCTCCAGGCCCTCTTCGGGCAGGGCTGGATCATCCAGGGGCCGGAGGGCTCCATCGAGTGCCCGCCAGGGCGGGCCACCCGGGTGCTGTCTGCAGATCCGGCGGCCGATCCCCTGGTCATCGACAGCCAGGCCCTGGGGCTGGAGGGCCGCGGGGAACTGGCCGCCCCAGGCGAGCCCGCTGCGCACGCCCGCCTGCTGCACCAGCTCCTGGCTGATCCTGCCGGGGCTGAACGGGCGGATGCCCTGCGCTTCGCCAGGGATACGCTCTTCCTCACGGCAGGGCTGCTGCTCTTCCTGGGGGGACGGGCCGTTGACCTGGCCGCTGGCGTGGAACTGGCCCGACAGACGGTGGAGCAAGGGGCCGCGCTGGAGCGCCTGCAGGCGTGGCAGGCCCTCTGCCGTGCGGCGACGGTTGGGGGCTGATCCGCCCGCCCGGGCAATTTCGCGCCACGGGCCAGGATCGTCTAGAATCACCCCCTGCCAGACGGCATCAGAACCTGTCTAACGCACGAAGGAGTAAACCATGTCCCTGTACGAAGAACTGATGAAAGCGAACGAGCACTACGCCGCATCCTTCGACCGCAGCAGCCTGACCGCGCCGCCAGCCCGGAAGCTGGCCGTGGTGGTCTGCATGGACGCCCGCCTGACGGTAGAGGAGTTCCTGGGGCTGCGCACGGGCGATGCCCATATCATCCGCAACGCCGGGGGCGTCGTGACCGAGGATGCCCTGCGTTCCCTGATCATTTCCCACAAGCTCTTGGGCACCCGGGAATTTCTGGTCATCAACCACACCGACTGCGGCATGCTCACCTTCAAGGATGAGGATCTGCGTCGGCGGCTGGCCGAAGAGACCGGCGCCGATGCCAGTGAGCTGGAGTTCCACGCCTTCGACGATCTGGAAGCCAACGTCCGCGCCCAGGTTCAGAAAATCAAGGATAGCCCCTTCATCGCGGACGACGTGGTGGTGCGGGGCCTGATTTACGACGTCAAGACGGGCCGGTTGCGGGAGGTAGCCTGACGTGCACATGGGGGCGGGCTGAGGGCCCGCCCCCGCTGTGCCTACAGGAAAGGACGTCGGTTTCCGTAGGTGCGGTTTTTAACCGCACGATGATGCCAGATCCAGGCGGGTGAAGGAAAGGCGACGGAAGCGCAGCTGCGAGCTGCGCCTACGGGGAAGAACGTCGGCGTACCCGTTGCATCCAATCCGGGCGGATGGCGGCCCTTGCCGTAGGTGCGGTTTTTAACCGCACGATGATGCCCGATGTCACCAGGCCCCCACGGATGCCGGTACTCCGTAGATTTGGCCACCTTCGGCGGGCCGGAGACCCGCCCTCCGTCCCCGTAGCATCCGACCCGCGCCAATGGCGTTCCTGTCCTGTAGGGGCGGGGCTTGCCTCGCCCGATGGTGCTCCGGCGGGCCGGCGTCACAGCAGCGGATTCCAGCGCAGGGAAAGGCCCACGGCCAGGACGGTCAGAAGGGCGCCCAGGCCGGCAAAGGCCGCGCTCACCTCGGTGGTCTCGTGACGGGTGATCAGGTAGGTGGGCAGGCTGCGGAAGACGTCGTGGAGCTCGCCGGCACTCTCCGCCGAGTAGTACTCGCCCCCGGTCATGTCCGCAATCTGGATCAGCGTCTCTTCGTCGATACCCCGGCGGAAGCGCCCGCCGCCCCCGCCAAAGCCAAAGCCCCCCACGAAGGGCTCGTAGCCGTCGAAGGCCCCACAGTCCATCCGCCCGCCCGTGGCCGTGCCAAAACCGATGGTGTAAACCCGGATGCCCCGGTCCACCGCCTGCTGGGCCGCGTCCAGGGGGAGAACACCTGCGTTGCTGGCGCCGTCGGTCAGCAACACGATGATATCCGGCGCGTAGGCACCGGGCACCACCGGCGTCACCGGCGGGTCGCTGCTGCGGCGCTGGGCTGGGGCCACGTTGGGGTCCACCTCCGCGATGGCGTCGATGGCCTCCAGGATGGCGCTGCCCACGGCCGTGCGGCGCCCCGTCAGCAGGCTCTGGATCACATCCCGCAGCACCCGCTTGTCGGCCGTGGGCGGGTGTACCATCTCCGCGAAGCCGGCAAAGGCCACCACGCCGATCTGGGTGCCGGGCGGCTGGCTGTCCACAAATTCGATGGCCGCGTTCTTGGCTGCCTGGAGCCTGTTAGGCTCGATGTCGGTGGAGCACATGCTGCGGGAGACGTCGATGGCCAGGATGATGGCCGTCTGATTGGTGGGCATGGCCACCACCGCCACCGGCCGGCTCATGGCCACGATCAGGCTGGTCAGGGCCGCCAGTAGCAGGGCAAACGGCACATGGCGTCGCCAGCGGGACTGTTGGGGCAGGGCAGCCCGCACCAGGGAGAGGCTGGAGAAGCGCACGGCAAAACGCTGCCGTCGGCGCAGCATCCACCAGTAGGCATAGATGGCCAGCGGAATCAAGGCCAGCAGCCCCAGAAACCAGGGCCAGAGTAAGTGCATGGAACACCTCCTTCTTCACGGCACACGGCCGAACCACAGCATGGAGAGCGCGCCGCCGCTCAGGATCATCAACAGGGCCGCGCCGGCAAACAGGAAGGTGAGCTCGGTGCGGTCGGGCCTGGTGACCAGTTGCAGATCCAGGTTTTCGTAGATGGCGCTGAGCTCTTCCTCGTCCTGGGCGTTGTAATACTCGCCCTGGGTCATTTCGGCGATGGCCTGGAGCATGGCTTCGTCCAGCCGGGTGTGGAAAAGCAACCCCTCGACCTCGATGGTAGTGCCGGCGGAGCTGCCGATGCCGATGGTGTAGATGCGCACGCCCCGATCTGCCGCGATCTGGGCCGACTCCAGGGGGTCGGGCGGCGCGGTATTTTCGCCGTCGGTGAGCAGCACAATCACCGCGGAGCGGTAGCTGCCCGGTGGGGCCGGTGTGGGCGTGGGGATGGGCGTGGGCGTCAGGTTGCTGTAGACCGCGCCGCTGGGCTCCGGCGTGGCGAAGATGGTGTTGAGCGCGGTCAGGATGCCCGAAGCCAGGGAAGTCCCCCGTTCGGGCTGGAGCCGGTGCAGGGTGGCCAGCACCGCCGCCCGGTCGGTGGTGGGGGGCTGGACGGTGAAACCGCTTTCGCTGAAGGCCACCACGCCGATCTGGACGGTGGCGGGCTGGCGCTCCACAAATTCGATGGCCGCGGCCCGGGCGGCCTCCATGCGGCTGGGCTGCAGATCGTCGGCCGCCATGCTGCCGGACACGTCGAAGGCCAGCATGACGATCCCTTCCAGCCGGGGGAGGCTCAGCTCGGCTTCCGGGCGGGCCAGCCCAATGCAGAGGAGGGTCACCCCCAGCAGAAAGAGGCCGTAGGGCAGGTGGCGACGCCAGCCCGGGCGCTGCCCCTGGGCTGTCTGCACCAGACCCAGCGCTCCCCGGGCCGCCAGGATCTGCTCCCGCCGCCGTTGGATGCGCATGTAGTAGAAGGCTAGCGCCGGCACCGCCAGCAGACTCGTCAGCAGATAGGGCCAGATGAAGGTCATGCTCACCCCGATGAATTAAGACCGGGTGACCGGGCGAACCGGGTGGGTAATAACCCGATCCCCAATCACCTTTTCACCCCGCCGCCCCCAGTTTTCGCCGTTGCTTGCGCAGGGAAGCAAAACGCACGATGGCCCGCACCAGGTCCTCCTCCGTGGAGAGGGAGAGGGGATCCACCCCTGCCCGCTTGAAGGCCTCGGCCAGCTCGACCTCCCGGCGCTGCGCCAGCTCCGCGTATGCCTCCCGAAAACGGCGATCCCCCGTGTCCACCAGCAGTTGCTCCCCCGTCTCCGCGTCTTCCATCACCACGAGTCCCACGTCGGGCAACTCCCGCTCCCGGGGATCCCACAGGCGGATGGCCAGCACCTCGTGGCGACGGCTGAGGAGCTTGAGGGGGCGTTCCCAGCCGGGCGCGCTGATGAAGTCGGAGACCACAAAGAGGAGGGAGCGCCGCTTGATGGTGTTGAGCCCGCTGTTGAGCAGTTGGGCCAGCTCGGTGAAGGGCGCCCGGGGCAGTTTGGGCTGGCGCAGCAGCTCGTGGAGCAGCCGCAACACCTGGATGCGCCCGCCCCGGGCCGGTATCACCTGCCGCACCCGGTCCCCGTAGAGGATGGCGCCCACCCGGTTGCCGTGGCGGGTCAACAGCCGGGCCACCGTGGCCACGAAATCGATCAGGATCGCCCGCTTCTGCCGTTCCAGCGTACCAAAATCCATGGACGGGCTCAGATCCAGCAGGAACCAGGCCGTCAGCTCCCGATCTTCCGTGTACTGGCGCACGTAGGGCGTGTCCATGCGCGCGGTCACGTTCCAGTCGATGTAGCGGATATCGTCCCCGGGCTGATATTCCCGCAGGTCGGCCAGGTCTACGCCGTAGCCGTAGAAAAGGGTGCGGTAATCGCCCTGGAGCAGGCCATCCAGCCGCCGGATCACGTGCCACTCCAGCCGGTGCAGGATGTGCTCCGGCGTGGCTGTGACCGGGGGCGTGGCCATGCCCTTACCGGACGCCCCGGGCCCTGATCTGCTCATGGACCGATACCTCCGGCAGTGGAATGCGAGCCAGGATTTGGTCCAGCAGGTCGTCTGCGCTCACGTTGTCGGAGAGCGCCTCGTAGGAGAGGACCAGCCGGTGGCGAACCACATCGTGGACCATGTCCCGCACGTCCTGGGGCAGCGCATACATGCGGCCCCGCATGAAAGCCAGGGCCCGGGCGGTCAGGATCAGGTTGATGGAGGCCCGGGGGCTGGCCCCAAAGGTGATGTAGGGGGCCAGCTCCGCCAAGCCCACTTCCCGGGGCTGCCGGGTGGCGCCGACCACCTTCACCGCGTATTCGATCAGGGCCGGATCCACGTAGACCTGGTCCACCTCCTGTTGGAGGGCCATGAGCTGATCCGTGGTC
Above is a window of Litorilinea aerophila DNA encoding:
- a CDS encoding phosphoadenylyl-sulfate reductase, with amino-acid sequence MTLERILFDDLEIGEIAMELDYEPPQEIVRWGLETFGDRVAIVSSLQIDTMAILDMAYQINPNVRVITVDTWRLPEATLEFLDEVRAHYPQARWEVLTPDAQEVETMVERHGADLFYKSVSLRFLCCHIRKVRPLVRALQGLDAWFTGLRRDQWASRSAIKKVELDHDHGGIVKLNPLADWTEEEVWAYLEENGVPVHPLYAQGYTSIGCAPCSRPIQPGEDKRAGRWWWEQDAPKECGMNCPIETGGFEHEAEIILAQAHGDGGAETSYLAGVRQRNGHRV
- a CDS encoding anthranilate phosphoribosyltransferase, whose protein sequence is MEAFIPYIQAVGRGEKLKRDLTCDEAEEAMRLILAGDASPAQVGAFLVSQRVKGESAEEIVGFTRAARAFAQQIAPRVEGLMDLGLPYDGKVKTLQLAPAAAIVLAAAGQPVVFHGAPDVPTKRGVGPAEVLAALDIPADLPPEVVERQVEEVGIGFLYAPRFIPAWHALTPIRQQFGLRTALNTVEKFLNPANAPLVVAGFFHMGYLQRMRLALQALFGQGWIIQGPEGSIECPPGRATRVLSADPAADPLVIDSQALGLEGRGELAAPGEPAAHARLLHQLLADPAGAERADALRFARDTLFLTAGLLLFLGGRAVDLAAGVELARQTVEQGAALERLQAWQALCRAATVGG
- a CDS encoding beta-class carbonic anhydrase; protein product: MSLYEELMKANEHYAASFDRSSLTAPPARKLAVVVCMDARLTVEEFLGLRTGDAHIIRNAGGVVTEDALRSLIISHKLLGTREFLVINHTDCGMLTFKDEDLRRRLAEETGADASELEFHAFDDLEANVRAQVQKIKDSPFIADDVVVRGLIYDVKTGRLREVA
- a CDS encoding VWA domain-containing protein is translated as MHLLWPWFLGLLALIPLAIYAYWWMLRRRQRFAVRFSSLSLVRAALPQQSRWRRHVPFALLLAALTSLIVAMSRPVAVVAMPTNQTAIILAIDVSRSMCSTDIEPNRLQAAKNAAIEFVDSQPPGTQIGVVAFAGFAEMVHPPTADKRVLRDVIQSLLTGRRTAVGSAILEAIDAIAEVDPNVAPAQRRSSDPPVTPVVPGAYAPDIIVLLTDGASNAGVLPLDAAQQAVDRGIRVYTIGFGTATGGRMDCGAFDGYEPFVGGFGFGGGGGRFRRGIDEETLIQIADMTGGEYYSAESAGELHDVFRSLPTYLITRHETTEVSAAFAGLGALLTVLAVGLSLRWNPLL
- a CDS encoding VWA domain-containing protein, translated to MTFIWPYLLTSLLAVPALAFYYMRIQRRREQILAARGALGLVQTAQGQRPGWRRHLPYGLFLLGVTLLCIGLARPEAELSLPRLEGIVMLAFDVSGSMAADDLQPSRMEAARAAAIEFVERQPATVQIGVVAFSESGFTVQPPTTDRAAVLATLHRLQPERGTSLASGILTALNTIFATPEPSGAVYSNLTPTPIPTPTPAPPGSYRSAVIVLLTDGENTAPPDPLESAQIAADRGVRIYTIGIGSSAGTTIEVEGLLFHTRLDEAMLQAIAEMTQGEYYNAQDEEELSAIYENLDLQLVTRPDRTELTFLFAGAALLMILSGGALSMLWFGRVP
- a CDS encoding DUF58 domain-containing protein, whose protein sequence is MSRSGPGASGKGMATPPVTATPEHILHRLEWHVIRRLDGLLQGDYRTLFYGYGVDLADLREYQPGDDIRYIDWNVTARMDTPYVRQYTEDRELTAWFLLDLSPSMDFGTLERQKRAILIDFVATVARLLTRHGNRVGAILYGDRVRQVIPARGGRIQVLRLLHELLRQPKLPRAPFTELAQLLNSGLNTIKRRSLLFVVSDFISAPGWERPLKLLSRRHEVLAIRLWDPRERELPDVGLVVMEDAETGEQLLVDTGDRRFREAYAELAQRREVELAEAFKRAGVDPLSLSTEEDLVRAIVRFASLRKQRRKLGAAG